The following coding sequences lie in one Arachis stenosperma cultivar V10309 chromosome 5, arast.V10309.gnm1.PFL2, whole genome shotgun sequence genomic window:
- the LOC130980446 gene encoding glutathione S-transferase T2-like, with amino-acid sequence MTLDVVPIRKVGVVSGGGAKNGEDIEDLGDVENIEVMFDDDSDQDDSVWRRESASRHNTSDFANPRGLDAIDLNDDDIEDQRQDSIQHWHWEVDEMLISVWLNISTDPIAVAQFAGCYDQASQNIRSGSNVDDIKELAYKLYSTNYGKKFTFERHWNMLRLEQKWRSQLPTQSGGSKRTKVSASGAYSSSSNPETPLANEPGVDSSVRPQGSEKSKRKGKGKAQMSENFSERKSSVVKKLSLMEYIKNVREKELMDMEKERKEEKKHRAKIMAIKEKELQIQAAMKEQELQAQAAMKEQELQTQRYIKEMEIKAKEREMERMAKEREMEMNM; translated from the exons ATGACTCTGGACGTAGTACCAATTAGGAAAGTGGGAGTTGTTAGCGGTGGCGGCGCAAAGAATGGTGAAGACATCGAGGATCTTGGTGATGTCGAGAATATTGAG GTGATGTTCGATGATGATAGTGATCAAGATGACAGTGTTTGGCGAAGAgaaag TGCATCAAGACATAACACATCTG ATTTCGCCAACCCTCGTGGATTAGATGCTATCGATCtcaatgatgatgatattgaagATCAGAGACAAGATAGTATTCAACACTGGCATTGGGAAGTGGATGAGATGTTGATCAGTGTGTGGTTAAATATTTCAACTGACCCTATA GCTGTTGCACAATTTGCTGGTTGCTACGATCAAGCTAGTCAAAACATAAGGAGTGGTTCGAACGTTGATGATATAAAGGAGTTGGCTTATAAACTTTATTCCACAAATTATGGTAAAAAATTCACTTTTGAGAGGCATTGGAACATGCTTAGATTGGAGCAAAAATGGAGAAGCCAACTACCTACACAGAGTGGCGGCTCAAAGAGAACCAAGGTTAGTGCAAGTGGAGCATACTCATCCTCATCAAACCCAGAAACACCGTTGGCTAATGAACCCGGTGTGGACTCTTCTGTTCGCCCACAAGGATCAGAGAAGAGCAAGAGAAAAGGTAAGGGAAAAGCACAGATGTCTGAAAATTTTAGCGAAAGAAAATCATCGGTTGTCAAAAAATTATCTCTCATGGAATATATTAAGAATGTTAGAGAAAAGGAACTAATGGAtatggaaaaagaaagaaaagaggagaagaaacaTAGAGCAAAAATTATGGCAATCAAAGAGAAGGAGTTACAAATTCAAGCGgcaatgaaagaacaagaattaCAAGCTCAAGCGgcaatgaaagaacaagaattaCAAACCCAGAGGTATATTAAAGAAATGGAGataaaagcaaaagaaagagaAATGGAAAGGATGGCCAAGGAAAGGGAAATGGAGATGAATATGTAA
- the LOC130983085 gene encoding D-2-hydroxyglutarate dehydrogenase, mitochondrial, protein MVNRNCRATLRLLTLINRQGHPHPPLSSSPSGIDACWKQLQRNNVHGEHKIVSFFSPLASSLNTRQWGVKIQSRCYGSASVLVQRNPKFSKLNDEDVRYFEGILGAKNVIQDDEKLITANTDWMRKYKGSSKLLLQPRTTDQVSEILKYCNFRCLAVVPQGGNTGLVGGSVPVFDEVVVSLSAMSKIISLDKVSGILVCEAGCILENIISFLDSEGFIMPLDLGAKGSCQIGGNVSTNAGGLRLLRYGSLHGNVLGIEAVLADGTVLDMLKTLRKDNTGYDLKHLFIGSEGSLGIVTKVSILTPPKLSSVNVAFLACKDYSSCQKLLQEARRKLGEILSAFEFLDSNAMNLVLNHLEGARNPLPTSLHNFYVLIETTGSDESSDKQKLEAFLLGSMENELISDGALAQDINQASSFWLLREGIPEALMRAGAVYKYDLSIPVEKMYNLVEEMRSRLGNDANVVGYGHLGDGNLHLNVSTPQYDDKILSQIEPFVYEWTSKHHGSISAEHGLGLMKANKIFYSKSPETVKVMTSIKKLLDPNHILNPYKVLPCSSIS, encoded by the exons ATGGTAAATCGGAACTGCAGAGCCACACTTCGCCTCCTTACCTTAATCAATCGTCAAGGCCACCCACACCCACCACTCTCCTCTTCTCCTTCTG GAATTGATGCATGCTGGAAGCAGTTACAGCGCAACAATGTTCACGGGGAGCATAAAATTGTGTCCTTTTTCAGCCCGTTAGCAAGTTCCCTGAATACTAGGCAATGGGGTGTTAAGATTCAGAGTAGATGTTATGGTTCAGCTTCTGTGTTGGTTCAGAGGAACCCCAAATTCTCAAAGTTGAATGATGAAGATGTTAGATACTTTGAGGGGATATTGGGTGCCAAGAATGTCATTCAGGATGATGAAAAGCTCATCACTGCAAACACTGATTGGATGCGTAAATACAAAGGCTCCAGTAAGCTCCTTCTACAGCCACGCACCACTGACCAG GTTTCTGAGATTCTTAAGTACTGTAACTTCAGATGTCTGGCTGTTGTTCCCCAAGGTGGTAACACTGGTCTTGTAGGTGGAAGTGTACCTGTTTTTGATGAA GTTGTTGTCAGTCTTAGTGCTATGAGTAAAATCATATCCTTGGACAAG GTTAGCGGTATATTGGTATGTGAAGCAGGGTGCATATTGGAAAATATAATATCATTCCTGGACAGTGAAGG ATTTATTATGCCACTAGACTTAGGTGCAAAAGGGAGTTGCCAGATTGGTGGAAATGTTTCAACTAATGCTGGCGGGTTGCGTCTTCTTCGATATGGATCCCTTCATGGAAATGTACTTG GTATTGAAGCTGTTCTAGCAGACGGTACTGTACTTGACATGCTTAAGACATTACGCAAAGATAATACtggatatgatttgaaacatCTATTTATAG GAAGTGAAGGTTCCTTGGGAATTGTTACTAAGGTTTCGATACTTACCCCACCAAAATTATCTTCAGTAAATGTGGCTTTTCTTGCTTGCAAGGATTATAGCAGTTGCCAG AAACTGCTACAGGAAGCAAGGAGGAAACTTGGGGAGATTTTGTCAGCATTCGAATTCTTAGATAGCAATGCTATGAATTTG GTTTTAAATCATTTGGAAGGTGCTCGCAATCCATTACCTACGTCACTGCATAACTTTTATGTGCTAATTGAGACAACTGGCAGTGATGAATCCTCAGACAA ACAGAAGCTTGAAGCATTCCTACTTGGCTCCATGGAAAATGAATTGATATCTGATGGTGCTCTTGCACAGGACATAAACCAAGCATCATCTTTTTGGCTTCTGCGTGAG GGAATACCAGAGGCACTGATGCGAGCAGGAGCAGTTTACAAGTATGATTTATCGATACCTGTTGAAAAGATGTATAATCTTGTTGAAGAAATGCGCTCAAGATTAG GTAATGATGCAAATGTAGTTGGATATGGTCACCTTGGAGATGGTAATTTGCATTTAAATGTCTCTACCCCTCAGTATGATGATAAG ATTTTATCACAAATTGAGCCTTTTGTATATGAATGGACATCTAAGCATCATGGTAGTATCAGTGCTGAGCATGGCCTTGGACTAATGAAAGCTAACAAGATTTTCTACAGCAAGTCACCAGAAACT GTGAAAGTGATGACTTCAATCAAGAAATTGTTGGACCCCAATCACATACTCAACCCATATAAAGTTCTTCCTTGTTCTTCAATTTCATGA
- the LOC130979000 gene encoding CDK5RAP1-like protein has translation MASLLTFSSIMNQPFKLHRPRFTLTIFNFHRHSSFTTSSPRPLPLSTFKLCVASSSRSFSRSSKLEGPTPSLPHFLPQATLTSSQPQPLVVPDNEAPSKGRIYHETYGCQMNVNDMEIVLSIMNNAGYGEIVSVPESAEIIFINTCAIRDNAEQKVWQRLNYFWFLKRHWKSNVATGRSQSLRPPKVVVLGCMAERLKEKILDADKMVDVVCGPDAYRDLPRLLEEVDYGQKGINTLLSLEETYADINPVRISKNSISAFVSVMRGCNNMCSFCIVPFTRGRERSRPVDSIVKEVAELWKEGVKEVTLLGQNVNSYNDASGIEKEVEPGSNWKFSDGFSSISKVKKMGLRFSDLLDRLSLEFPEMRFRFTSPHPKDFPDELLYLMRERHNICKLIHLPAQTGSSTVLERMRRGYTREAYLELVYKIRSIIPDVALSSDFICGFCGETEEEHLDTLSLVKAVGYDMAFMFAYSMREKTHAHRNYVDDVPEETKQRRLTELIEVFRESTGKCFDSQVGTVQLVLVEGPNKRAPDTELMGKSDKGHRVLFVNVPIPDREDVKTRRNPVVGDYVEVRISRSTRASLFGEALAITKLSSFYNNLEKEAVACSV, from the exons ATGGCGTCGTTACTTACATTTTCATCCATAATGAACCAACCTTTTAAGCTTCATCGTCCTCGTTTTACTCTCACAATCTTCAACTTCCACCGCCATTCTTCTTTCACTACCTCATCACCACGCCCACTCCCACTTTCTACTTTCAAGCTCTGCGTCGCAAGCTCTTCGAGAAGTTTCTCTCGTTCCAGCAAATTAGAGGGTCCTACTCCCTCACTCCCTCACTTCCTACCTCAAGCTACCCTTACCTCTTCCCAACCTCAACCCCT TGTTGTACCAGACAATGAAGCTCCTTCGAAAGGTCGTATATACCATGAGACCTATGGATGTCAGATGAATGTTAATGATATGGAGATTGTCCTCTCCATCATGAACAATGCCGGCTATGGCGAAATAGTGAGTGTTCCTGAGAGTGCTGAAATAATATTCATTAATACTTGTGCCATTAGAGATAATGCTGAGCAGAAAGTGTGGCAGAGGCTTAACTATTTTTGGTTTCTTAAGAGGCATTGGAAGAGCAATGTTGCCACCGGAAGGTCGCAGTCCTTGCGCCCTCCAAAAGTGGTTGTTTTGGGATGTATGGCCGAGAGGTTGAAGGAAAAGATACTTGATGCAGACAAAATGGTTGATGTGGTCTGCGGTCCTGATGCTTATAGGGATTTGCCGCGGTTGCTGGAGGAGGTTGACTATGGCCAGAAGGGGATCAATACTCTTCTTTCCCTTGAGGAGACGTATGCCGATATTAATCCAGTTCGGATATCCAAGAACTCGATTAGTGCTTTTGTCTCTGTGATGAGGGGTTGCAACAATATGTGTTCATTCTGTATTGTGCCATTCACAAGAGGCAGAGAGCGATCGCGCCCTGTGGATTCCATTGTGAAAGAGGTGGCAGAGCTCTGGAAAGAAGGCGTGAAAGAAGTAACACTTCTAGGCCAGAATGTGAACAGCTATAATGATGCATCCGGCATTGAGAAAGAGGTTGAACCAGGCTCCAACTGGAAATTTAGTGATGGGTTTTCCAGCATTTCTAAGGTGAAAAAAATGGGTTTAAGATTTTCTGATCTGTTGGACCGACTCTCCTTGGAATTTCCTGAGATGCGATTCAGATTCACTTCTCCACACCCTAAAGATTTTCCGGATGAATTGCTTTATCTTATGCGAGAAAGACATAATATATGCAAACTGATACATTTACCAGCACAAACTGGAAGTAGTACAGTTCTTGAGAGGATGAGACGAGGATATACTCGAGAAGCTTATTTGGAGCTTGTATATAAAATTCGCAGCATTATTCCAGATGTGGCCTTGAGCAGTGATTTCATCTGTG GATTCTGTGGGGAAACAGAGGAGGAACATTTAGACACATTGAGTCTCGTAAAAGCTGTTGGTTATGATATGGCATTCATGTTTGCTTACAGCATGAGGGAGAAAACTCATGCCCACCGAAATTATGTCGATGATGTTCCTGAGGAAACAAAGCAAAGGAGGCTAACCGAACTTATTGAGGTTTTTCGTGAGAGCACGGGCAAATGCTTCGACTCTCAGGTTGGAACCGTGCAGCTTGTGTTGGTTGAAGGACCTAACAAGAGAGCTCCGGATACCGAGCTTATGGGCAAGAGCGACAAGGGCCACAGGGTTTTGTTTGTCAATGTGCCAATACCAGACAGGGAAGATGTTAAGACACGGCGAAATCCTGTGGTTGGCGATTATGTTGAGGTGCGCATATCAAGATCTACAAGAGCATCACTCTTTGGTGAAGCGCTTGCTATCACCAAGTTGAGTTCATTTTACAATAATCTGGAAAAAGAAGCTGTTGCCTGCAGTGTATAG
- the LOC130983212 gene encoding LOW QUALITY PROTEIN: probable ubiquitin-conjugating enzyme E2 16 (The sequence of the model RefSeq protein was modified relative to this genomic sequence to represent the inferred CDS: deleted 1 base in 1 codon), with the protein MTSSSATARKNLSKIACNRLQKELVEWQVNPPTGFKHKVTDNLQRWVIEVSGAPGTLYANETYQLQVDFPENYPMEAPQVIFLHPAPLHPHIYSNGHICLDILYDSWSPAMTVSSICISILSMLSSSTVKQRPEDNDRYVKNCRNGRSPRRRGGGSMMTKYSN; encoded by the exons ATGACTAGTTCCTCCGCTACCGCTCGCAAG AATCTGAGTAAGATTGCCTGCAATAGGCTTCAGAAAGAGCTTGTCGAGTGGCAGGTCAATCCCCCAACTGGTTTCAAGCACAAAGTCACCGACAATCTTCAAAG GTGGGTTATTGAAGTCTCTGGAGCTCCTGGCACACTTTACGCTAATGAGACCTACCAGCTTCAGGTTGATTTTCCAGAGAATTACCCCATGGAAGCTCCACAG GTCATATTTTTGCATCCTGCTCCACTGCATCCTCATATTTACAGCAACGGCCATATTTGTTTAG ATATATTATATGATTCATGGTCCCCAGCTATGACAGTTAGTTCCATCTGCATCAGCATTCTCTCAATGCTTTCAAGCTCAACTGTAAAGCAACGCCCGGAAGATAATGATCGCTATGTAAAGAACTGCAGAAACGGGAGATCGCCG AGGAGACGAGGTGGTGGTTCCATGATGACAAAGTATAGTAACTAG